From a single Anas acuta chromosome 16, bAnaAcu1.1, whole genome shotgun sequence genomic region:
- the C16H20orf204 gene encoding uncharacterized protein C20orf204 homolog: MILPRALSCAVLLLLLLAVLGRGKRCSIARILRQYRAVIFHEIQNLKNLSGSAERSSRAGLACRSDKDQKILLAIYNISMSLRDVAGGTLRGPEEVAVWKVARNTEFVLRENCRRIGKSPPRAPAQPRGRRKQLKEISRRAQRLATCWEKLYALHGPPRGS, translated from the exons ATG ATTCTCCCCAGGGCCCTTTCCTgcgctgtgctgctgctcctgctcctcgcCGTGCTGGGCCGGGGCAAGAGGTGCAGCATCGCCAGGATCCTGCGGCAGTACCGCGCCGTCATCTTCCACGAGATCCAGAACCTG aaaaaccTCAGCGGCTCGGCGGAGAGGAGCAGCCGGGCAGGGCTGGCTTGCCGCTCGGACAAG gaCCAGAAGATCCTGCTGGCCATCTACAACATCAGCATGTCCCTGCGGGACGTGGCGGGCGGCACCCTGCGTGGCCCCGAGGAGGTGGCGGTGTGGAAGGTGGCCAGGAACACCGAGTTCGTGCTGAGGGAGAACTGCAGGAGAATCGGCAAG AGCCCACCCCGCGCCCCGGCGCAGCCCCgtgggaggaggaagcagctgaAGGAGATCTCCAGGAGGGCGCAGCGGCTGGCGACGTGCTGGGAGAAGCTCTACGCTCTgcacggccccccccggggctcctAG